CAGAAAGCGTCCGCGTCATCAGCCGCTGGATGCTCTGGAGGTCCTTCTCGACTTTCTCCTCGTCGGTGAGGTGGTGATACTCCGCGCCGCGGTACTCCGTCAGGTACGAGCGGATCGCCTGATAGCTGACGAAATCCGATTCCAGTTTGTTGACGTCGATGCCGTTCTGTTCGAGGCGGTTGCGGGTGTCGGTCCGGACCCCGGTGCTGATGTCGTCGTCGGTGAGGTTCCGGTACGTCGAGTCGACGTCGCTTTCGAGGGCGCTCAGTCCGGCGTCGATGAGCGCCTGTTCCAGGATCCGCTTGTTGAAGTAGTCCGCGAGATCGCGGAGGCTCGTCCGCTCGACGCCGTCGCCGGTCCAGCGCACTTCCAGTTCGTCCCCGAGTCCTTCGAGGTCGTACTCGTCGATCAGCCGTGCGACCTTGCTCGATGGTCGGTCGTCGGTCGTGTCTGCCATTGGATGCTGTGTTCGGCCGGGAAAGATAGTCGGTTCGGTTCGTCTCGATCAGATCGAGGTGACGCGGGTGAAGTCGTCGTCGAGCGCCTGGGCGTCTTCGGGCAGGAGCGCGACCACGAGGTAGTCCGCGTAGTCCGCGAAGTACTCCACCAGAGCGGCGATCCGATCGGAGTCGATCGCCTCCAGGGAGTCCAAGAGCATGAACGGCACCGTCTCGTGGAGGTCGTGGACGAGATAGCCCGCGAGCGCGAAGATCAGGCCCGTGACCTCGCGTTCGCTTTCCGAGAGGTGGTCGATCGTGTCCTCGTAGGCCGCGCCGTTTTCGGTCGTCCGGACGATGTGGAGCTCGAAGCGGGTCTGGGCGCCGCTCGCGTCGCCCTCCTCGATGCGTTCGATCCAGATCCGCTCGATGTTCTCGTACCCCAGCAGATCGAGGATCGACTCCATGTGTTCGTTGAAGGACTCGACCGCTTCGGCCTCGATCTGGTCGATCTTCGTCCGCTGGTCTGTGAGTTCGTCGACCAGTTCCGAGCGCTGCTCGCGGAGGTCGTCCGCGCGCTCGACGTCGGCCTCGATCGACTCGATCTCGTCTGTGACCTCGTCGAGGTCCGATTCGAGGCTGTCGATCTCGAACTCCAGCTGATTGGCCTCCTTGTGGAGCGAGAGGATCTCGTCGAAGTCGGCGGATTCGAGGTTCTCGACCTCGGATTCGAGAGCCTCGACTTCGTCGGTCAGCGACTCGCGCTGGTCTTTCAGCGCGTCGATCTGGTCGCTCCGGCGATCCAGTTCGTCGTCGATGTCGTCGATCTTGCGCTCGATCTCGGTGCGGCGACGCTGCTTTTTGGTCGCCTCCCGCTGTTCTTCTTTCCGGGCTTCGAGGTCGCTTTTGACCTCGTTGAGCTGTTCGACCTTTTCGCTCCGAAGGTCCTTCAGCCGGTCGATCGTGGACTCGATCTGGCCGCGCTCGACCGACGAGCCGCAGGTCCAACAGACGACGGTCTCCGCGTCCTCGCCGACGAGCTGGTCGGTGACGGAGCCGCTCTCGGCGGCGGCGCCGCCGTCCTGGAGGAGTTCGTAGTCCTCGGCTTCGAGCCGCTCCTCGTTGTACTGGATCAGACTGCGGAGCTCGTTGATCTCGGCGTTGAGGTCCTGGCGCTTCGAGCGGAGCCGGTCGATCTCGGCTTCGAGGTCGCGGTGGTCGCCCATCGGCGTCTCCGGGAGCTCGTCGAGGTCGTCTTCGAGCTCGCTCCGTTCGCGCTTCAGCGAGGAGATGCTCTCCTCTTGGCGCTCGATCTTCCGGCGGACGGATTCGAGCTCCGAGCGGGTCTCGCGGAGCTCCTGGAGCTTGTCTTCGAGTTCGGCCTGTTCCTTGCGGCCCTGTTCGACGTCGCGGCTGCTGTCGTCGATGTCCTCTTCGAGGTCGGCCAGTTCCTCGCGCTTGTCTTCGATCTTCTCCCGGAGGGTGTTGCGTCGGCGTTCCAGCTCTGGAAGCTCGCGCTTTTCCGATTCGATGCGGGCGAGTTCGTCGTTGATATCGCCCTTTTCGTCTTCGAGGCGGCGGATCTCCGAGCGGATGGCCTCGACGTCGACGGGGCGCATGATGACGTCCCGGAGTTGCTCGTCGCGAGCGGCGGCCTGGCGGGCGTCGTTCGTTTCGAGGAGGAACGCGAAGAGATCGGCGACCTCGGGGTCGTCGAGGTAGGCTTCCCCCTCGAACTGGACGCCGTCGCCGACGCGCTTGAGGGTTCGCTCGTAGGTCGTATCGCCGAGCGTGAGTTCGATGCGGCCCCGGTCGGCGTCGCCTTTCAGGGCGACGCGCTCGCTGCCCATCGCACCCATAATCGAGCGGAGGAAGGAGGTCCGATTCGTCGCGTTCTTGCCGGTCAGAACCGTCACGCCGGGCGGAATGTCGACTTCAGTTCGATCGATCCCCCCGACGTTCTCGACGGAGAAGTGAGCGGAGTCAGCCAATTGTTCCGAAGTAGCCATATTTCGTGTAACTACGCTCGTGTATAAATGCTTTGTGCAACAACTCGACACTGAGTACCCGTTCACGGCGACGCCCGTTCGAGATCATCGAACCGTCGGGCGGTTTCGACCCATCTCTCGTCGGCGACGCGGCGGGAATCCCTGTCGCGCGCGCCGACCGGGTCCGCGCCGCGGAACGGGGGCCACTACCTCGGGTCGAAGGCCGATTCGTCGGGAGCGAGAGGAACCGGGGACAGAATCGGGAGTTCCCGGCCCAGAGACAGAAGATAACAGTCGTACTTCCGTTACGCGTGTAGGACGCGCACGTGGCTCAAGAGTACCGCGCGCAGTTCCCGTCTCGCAGCGAACTGATCCCGTCGAGGGGGGTCCCACCGAATCCGACGACCTCTCCGAGGAAACCAACGTATCATTCGAATAAACCGAACGACATTCAGTAGATACAGAATCGGAGAGAGGGTCCGGAATGCGCCGATTTTGGCCGTTCGAAACGGTTACTACACATATGATAAACGTTCGAAATGACGGATCTACGGCGTTTGCGACCGCCTCCCGTCCGTTCGCTACGAGATCGAAATCTGTTCGAGATAACCGCAGTACTTAGGTCGATGGAGTGCAAGCGTCCGCACAGGAATGACCGACGACGCTCCCCCGCTGAAGACCATCCGTCGGGCCTTCGAGATAATGGACGTGCTCAAACAGCAGAAGCAGGTCGGCGTCGCGGAGCTGGCGCGCCAACTGGACCTCCCGAAGAGCACGGTCCACGACTACCTCCGGACGCTGCGGACGATGGGCTACGTCGTCAACGACGACGGGACCTATCGGCTCGGGTTTCAGGTGCTCGAACTCGGCGGCCAGGTGAAGTACCGCAATCGGCTGTTTCACGTCGCGAAGCCGGAACTCGAACGCCTGGTCGAAGAGACCGGCGAGCAGGCCAGCGTCAACGTCGAAGAGCGCGGCGAGTTCGTGATCCTCCACACGGAGTTCGGCGCCGACTCGCTCCGGCTCGGGATCTATCCGGGGCTTCGGACGCCGATTCACACCCACGCGGGCGGCAAGGTGATCCTCGCGCACCTCGACGACGAGCGGATCCAGGAGATCATCGACACGCAGGGGCTCGAAGCGCGCACCGAGTACACGATCACCGACCCCGACGAACTCGCCGCGGAACTCGAAGCGATCCGACAGGAGGGCTACTGCGCCGACCGGAACGAACAGGTGGTCGGGATGGGCGCCGTCGCCGCGCCGGTCACGATCGACGGCCGCGCCATCGGGTCGCTCGGCATCGTCTGTCCGAGCGACCGCCTGCTCGAAGACGACTACCGGGAGAGGCTCGCCGCCGAGGTACAGAAGTCGGCGAACATCGTCTCGGTCAACTACCAGTACGCTCCCTGAACGCCGTTCGAGAGTCTCGGACGCTGTCGTGCGGCGTCGTGGCGCCACGTTCCCCCAGACAGAATATTTAAGATAGTTAATTACAATCCGCCAATAACGATGGCTGATCCACGCGAACTAGAGAAATACTACTACCACGAACGGGATTTCGAGACGATCGAGGAGATCGAAGAGTGGTTCGAGTGGCAGGTCCCAGAGCAGTTCAACATCGCCGAGTACGTCTGCGACCGGTGGGCCGACGCCCGGAAGAACCGCGTCGCGCTGTATCACCGCTCGTCGGACGGCGAGGAGACGGCCTACACGTTCCGACAGGTCCAGCGGTGTGCGAACCGCTTTGCGAACTACCTCGTCGAGCAGGGGATCGGACCGGGCGACTGCGTCGCGATCAACGGGACCCAGCGCCTGGAGTCGCTCGCGGGTCACCTCGCGGTGTTCAAGATCGGCGCCGTCTCGGTGCCGCTCACGGTCCTCCTCGGGACCGACGGCGTCCGCTACCGACTCGACGACTGTGGCGCCGACGCCTTCCTCGTCGACGAGGGCGCCGTCGACGCCGTCCGCGAGATCCGCGACGACGTCGACTCCCTGGACCTGATCGTCACCAACGACGACTTCGACCGGGAGGACGAAGTGAACTTCTGGGACGCGATCGAGGGGCAGTCCGCGGACTTCGAGACGGCGGCGACCGACGCCGAGGACCGGGCGTTCATCATCTACACCAGCGGGACGACCGGCAAGCCGAAGGGCGTGATCCACGCCCACCGGCACCTGCTCGGCGAGCTCCCGCAGTTCCTCAGCCTCCAGGGCGGCAGGACCGACGACGACCAGGTGCTGCGGACCGTCTCCGAGTGGTCCTGGATTATGTCGCTCCCCGGCGTCGTGCTGCCGGCGCTGTTCTACGGCGTCCCGGTCGTCGGGTACTCGGGCCAGAGCTTCGAGCCCGATGTCGAGTTCGAGCTCATCGAGGAGTTCGGCGTCACCCACCTGAACCTCCCGCCGACGGCCGTCCGGATGATGATGCAGGTCGAAGACCCGGCCGGCCGCTACGACCTCGGGAGCGTCCAGTCGTTCACGACCGGCGGCGAGTCCGCCGACGAGAACATCATCGAGTGGGTGACAGAGACCTTCGAGAACGCCTCGTTCCTCGAGGGATACGGCACCACCGAGATCGGCGGGCTCATCTCCGACGACCCGGCGGTCGGCCTCGATCACCGGATCGGTTACTTCGGGGTCCCCTCCGTGGGTCACGACGTCGCCGTCTTCGACCCCGAGACCCGCGAGCGCATCGAGGAGCCCGGCGAGATCGGCGAACTGGCCGTCCGGTACGAGGGCGATCCGATGCTGTTCGTCGAGTACCTCGATCTCCCCCGGAAGACGGAGCAGACGGTCCAGGACGGGTGGCTCTTCTCCGATGACCTCGTCTCCTTCGACGAGGACGGTTACTTCAGGTTCCACTCGCGCGCGGACGACCTCATCATCAGCTCGGGGTACCGCATCGCGCCCAAGGAGATCGAGGAGGCGATGCTCACCCACGCGGCGGTCCGGAACGTCGGCGTCGCCGGCGTCTCCCACGAGACCCGCGGTGAGATCCCGAAGGCGTTCGTCGTGCTCGACGACGGCTACGAGGCGAGCCAGGACCTCGTCGAGGAGCTCCAGGAGTACGTGAAGGACCGCTTGGCGAAGTACGAGTACCCCCGCGAGGTCGAGTTCGTCGAGGACCTCCCGATGACGACCACCGGGAAGATCAAGCGGCAGTCCCTCCCGGACGAGTAGCGCGTCGGCTCCTCTCCTCCGTCTTCGGAAAGCAGTAGAAAGATATATGTAATGCCGAACTATCACTAACTTCTATGTCATCTGGTAACACCAGTGGGATTGACTCGACAGACCGACGTAATTTCTTGAAACTGACCGGCGCCAGCGTCGTTGCCGGCTCGCTCGCCGGGTGTATGGGCGGCGGTAACGGCGGCGGCAACGGAGACGGCGGCGGTGACGGTGGCGGCGGCGACGGAACCACCGGTGGCGACGGCGCCACCACCGGCAGCAGCGGCGGCGAGGGCGACATCGTCGTCGGCGGCCTCCAGCCGTACACGGGGCCGTACGCCCAGACCACCCAGGAGTTCGTCGACGGCTTCAACTTCCGACGCGAGGAGATCAACGCCGACGGCGGCGTGCTCGGCCGCAATCTGGCCTTCGAGGACCGGGACACGCAGCTGGATCCCGCGGAGGCGAGCACCCTCGCGACCGAGCTCATCGAGGCCGAAGACGCCGTCGCGCTGACCGGGTCGATCTCCAGCGACATCGGGCTGACCGTCGCGCCGATCGCAGAGCAGAATCAGGTGCCGCACGTCCCGCAGTTCGTCGGGAGCTCGGAGTTCCTCTCGCGGGACTCCCGCTACAACTTCCGGATGGGCCTGGCACCTGCCCCGACGAACGCCCGCGCGGTGAGCCAGTTCATCGAGGACCAGGGCTTCCAGAACGTCGGCGCCATCATCGCCGACTACTCCTACGGCCGCGCCTGGGAGCAGAGCATCAACGCGATCTTCCCCGACGACATCAACGTGCATATGGAGGTCGCGCCGTTCGGCGAGAGCTCCTTCACGACCTACCTCCGCGCGATGCCGGACGACCTGGACCTGCTCATCACGGCGAGCCACCCGCCGGGCGTGTTCACGATCTACAATCAGCTCCAGGGGCTCTCGAACGTCAATCCCGACTACGTCATCGGTCGCAGCGACGCGAAGCTCTCGGCCAACGCGCTCGGCGACTCGGTCACCCAGGGCTTCCTCGCGCAGACCCAGCCCGACCCGTTCTCCGACCAGTACGCCGAGGTCGCCCAGCGCTTCTACGACCAGACGGGCGGTTGGTTCGGCGTCCTGAACGCCGTCGGCTACGTCGTCGCCGACCTCATCGCGGCCGCGATCGAGGACGCCGGCGAGGCCAACCCCGTCGCCGTCGCCGACTCCATCCGGAACATCGAACTCGACACGCTGTTTGCCTCGCCGCTGCAGTACACCGAGTGGGGCGAACTCCAGAACCTCGTCCAGCTGATGGTCGGCTTCGAGTCCGGCGCGCCGGAGTACTACCCCGACGGCAGCGTCAATCTGACCGAGCAGTTCCGCTCCGAGCCGCTGCCGGCCTACGATCCGTCGAGCGACATCCTCTCGTAGAAACGTAACAGAACCGCTCCGCTATCCGCGGAGATACCCTTCTTTGATCGCGTCAGAGTGGAGCAGTTCCTCGCCGGTCCCCTCGGTCTGGATCCGGCCGTTCTCCAGGAGGTACCCGCGGTCGGCGAGGCCCAGCGCGCGGTCGACGTGCTGTTCGATCAGCACGACCGTCACGTCGTCGGAGATCTCCTCGATCGTCTCGAAGACCTGTTCGGCCAACTGCGGCGCGAGCGCGTTCGAGGGCTCGTCGAACGCCAGCACCTTCGGTTCGGCCATCAGCCCGCGGCCGATCGCGAGCATCTGCTGCTCGCCGCCGCTGAGCGTCCGCGCCTTCTGGTCGCGCCGCTCTTCGAGGACGGGGAACATCTCGAACACCATATCGCGGTTCTCCTCGAAGGCCTCACGCTTGGTGAACGAGCCCATCCGGAGGTTCTTCTCGACCGAGAGGTCGCCGAACAGATTGCGCTCCTCGGAGACCTGGACGAAGCCGCGCTCGACGATGTCGTCGGAGGGTGCCTCGGTGACGTCCTGACCGAGCACCTCGACGCGGCCGTTCGTCGGCGTCAGGATGCCCGAGAGCGTCTTGAGGAGGGTCGTCTTCCCCGCGCCGTTCGGCCCGACGATCGAGACGACCGAGTCGTCCTCGCGGACCTCAAGGGAGACGTCCCAGAGGACCTGGAGTTCGCCGTAGTGGACGTCCAGGCCATCGACGTCGATGAGGCTCACGAGTCCACCTCCCCCAGGTACGCCTGGGTGACTTCCTCGTTCGAGCGGATCTCTTCGGGAGTCCCGTCGGCGATCTTCTCGCCCTGATTGAGGACGATGATCCGGTCTGTGACGCTCATGATCGCCTCCATGATGTGTTCGATCCAGAACACGGAGACCCCGCGCTCGTCGCGGGCGCGTTCGAGCGTCTTGGTGATCTCGTCGATCTCCGCGGGCGTCAGCCCCGCGCCGATCTCGTCGACGAGGATCAGCCTCGGCTCGGCGGCCAGTCCCTTCGCGAGTTCGAGCTGCTTCCGGTCGGCGATGGTCAGCGAGCCGGCCTCTTCGTCCGCGCGGCCGTCGAGGCCAACGAAGGCGAGCGCCTCGCGGGCGCGTTCTTCGGCCTCGTCCATCGGCACCGACTCGTCGTTGCCGAAGACCGCGCCCATCAGGACGTTGTCGAGGACGCTCGATTCGTTGAACGTCCGGACGGCCTGGAAGGTCCGGGCGACGCCGAGCTGGGCCACCTGGTTCGGCGTCTTGCCGACCAGTTCCTCGCCGTCGAAGGTGATCGAGCCCTCGTTGGGCGGGTGGACCCCGGTGATCGTGTTGAACAGGGTCGTCTTGCCCGCCCCGTTCGGCCCGATCAGGCCCACGATCTCCTCGTCGCCGATGTCGAAATCGACGCCGTCGACGGCGACTAGCCCGCCGAATCGCTTGGTTACGTTGGTGGCGGTTAGCACAGGTCCGGCTTTCCCACGATTCTACATAAATAATTCGATGGAGTAGGTGCCGAAGCCGCCGTTGCGATATCCATAATATTTATACACACAGTACAACGATGGCCCAGTATGCTTGCCAGAGGCATAGAACTGCTTATCGACGGACTGGCGAGGGGAATGATCCTCTCACTCTTCGGGCTGGGGATCACGCTCGTCTTCGGGTTGGGGGGCATCCTCAACCTCCTGATCGGCGTCTTCGCCGTGGTCGCCGTGATCGCCTGTTCCCTCATCCTGGGAACGGTCCCCGAGCTGCTCGTCGCCGGGCTCGGCGGCGTCGCCGCCGTCGCGTTGTTCGCGTTCGTGTTGGATCGATCGGTCATCTCCCTGGTCTACAGGGAAGAGGGCGAAGACCGGGTGCTGCTCGGCATCTTCGTCACGCTCGGCCTGTCGCTGCTGTTCGAGGGACTGCTCTTCGTGTTCTTCGCGGAGAGCTACTTCCTCGAAAGCAGCGTGTCCTCGGTGTCGCTCGCCGGGGTGAGCATCACGGGGTCGTCGCTCGCGGTCATCGCTGCGGCCGGCGTCCTGTTCGGGCTCATCTACTACTTCTTCAACCACACGTACCTGGGGATCGCGACCCGGACCGTCATCCAGGACGAGACCGGGGCGATCCTCTGTGGGATCCGTCCCCGCCGCGTCCAGTCGATCGTGTTCGTCCTGAGCGCGGCCATCGCCGGGGCGGGCGGCGTCCTCTACGCGCTTGACGCCGAGGTGACGCCCGCGAGTTCCTTCGAGCTCACGACCTTCGCGATTATGGTCTCGATCGTCGGTGGCGTCGACAGCATCCGCGGCACGGTCGCGGCCGGGGTCGTCCTCGGTATCGTGATCACCGTCGCGGGCGCGCTGTTCGGCTCGTACCTCGCCACCGTGACGCTGTTCGCCGCTGCAATCGCCGTACTGATCTACAAACCGGAGCAGATATCATGAACGTGAACGTCACCCGCGACCGGCTCCCGACCGTCATCGTGTTCGCAGTGCTGCTCGCCATTCCGCTCGTGTTCTTCGACCCCTCGACGACCTACATCTCGCGGCGGTTCATCCGCGTGATGATCTTCGCCATCCTCGCGATGGCGCTGAACATCATCTTCGGCGAGACCGACCAGCTGATCCTCTTTATGGGCGGGATCGCCGCCGTCGGCGCGTACACGACCGCGCTGACCGCGGACGCGCTCGGGATCTCCCCGTGGCTCACGCTCTTCCTGGGGGCGCTCTTCGCTGGCGTCTTCGGCGCGCTGGTGTGCTACGTGGCCGCCCGCCGGCAGTTCACGGTGATCGTGCTGGCGATCGTGACCTTCGCCTCTCAGATGATCATCTCCGAGCTCCTGGTCGGCCTGCGGGACATCACCCGCGGCAGCACCGGCTTCCCGTTCAGCGGGCTCCAGCTCCCGGCCATCGAGCAGGCGACGGGGCTCGGCTCCTACGCGATCCAGTTCTACGTGCTGGTCGCGATCTTCGCCGGCGTGCTCGGGCTGTACACGTGGCTGCGGCGCTCGAAGTACGGGCTGGCGTTCGCCGCGATCCGGCAGGACGAGTTCGCCGCCCGCGCGACCGGCGTCGACGTGATCAAGCTGAAGGTGTTCGCCGGGTTCATCGCCACCTTCGTCATCGGGCTCGTCGGGCCGTTCTACGGCCAGACGACCGGGATCATCATCCCGTCGCTGTACAGCTTCAACTCCATCGACGTGCTCGTGCTGATCGTGCTCGTCCTCGGCGGGCTGCGCTCGCGATACGGGCCGCTCGTCGGCGCCGCGGTGATCATCTACATTGACAACATCCTGGGGAACTTCGGCCAGTGGCGGACCGTCGCGTTCGGCCTCCTACTGACGATCCTGTTCCTCTACTTCCGGGACGGCATCGTCCCCTCGGCGACGGAACTGCTCGCCGAGCGGACCCCCCTGGGATCGGTCCTCGACCGCGGGAAGGCCGAATAGCGCTCCGACCCGACTGATTTTCGCCGCCGATCGAATCGTGTAGCGTCGCATCGCGTAGCCTCGCCTCGCCCCGCATTGTCTCGCCTTCGGCGACGCTCGCTCCGCGCGATGCTGGCACCGACACATTAAATATGAACGATCCGAAGTTTCAACTGATGGACGCAGAAATCGAGAGCCTCGCAGTCCTCGGAGCCGGCAGTATGGGTCACGGTATCGCGGAAGTGGCCGCCATCGCCGGCTACGATGTCGTGATGCGCGACATCGAGGAGGACCTCGTCGAGGAGGGGTACGACAACATCGAGTGGAGCCTCGGCAAGCTCGCCGAGAAGGACCAGATCGACCAGGAGCCCGAAGAGGTGCTCGCGCGGATCTCGACCACCGTCGACCTCGAAGCGGCCGTCGAGGACGTCGACCTCGTGATCGAGGCCGCGCCCGAGGACCTGGAGATCAAGCGCGACGTCTTCGCCGACGTGGACGCCGCCGCGGGCCCGGAGACGATTATGGCGACGAACACCTCCAGCCTCCGAGTGAGCGACATCGCCGAGGCGACGGACCGACCGGAGTACGTCTGCGGGATGCACTTCTTCAATCCGCCGGTGAAGATGGACCTCGTCGAGGTCGTCTCCGGCGAGAAGACCAAAGCAGAGGTCGTCGACGCCGGCATCGAGTTCGTCGAGTCGCTTGACAAGACGCCGATCCGCGTGCGCAAGGACGTCCCGCAGTTCGTCGTCAACAACGTCCTGACGCCGTTCATGGGCGAGGCCGGCTACATGCTGGACGAGGGCGACGTCGAGATCCAGGACGTCGACGCCGCGATGGTGTTCCAGCGCGGCTACCCGATGGGCCCCTTCGAGCTCAACGACTTCGGCGGACTGGACATCTTCTACCACAGCCGCGAGCAGTGGGACGATCCGGTCCCCGAGTCGATCGAGTCCCGCGTCGAGAACGACGACCTCGGTCGGAAGACGGGCAAGGGCTTCTACGACTACGAGGACGGCGAGGGTGTCAACTACGAGCCGACCGACGGCGAGGGGATCGACACCCTCCGCATCGAGTCGGTGATGATAAACGAGGCCGCGAAGCTGATCGGCGACGACGTCGCCGACCCCGAAGACATCGACATCGGGATGCGCCTCGGCGGCGGCCTCCCCGAGGGGACCTGCCGGACGGGCGACAAGCTCGGCCTCGACCGCGTGCTGGAGAAACTGGAGGACCTCCACGAGCGCACCGGCGACGAGCGCTACGAGCCCGCAGACTACCTCGTCGAACTGGTCGAGAACGGCCACACCGGCGAGAAGGGAGGCAAGGGCTTCTACGACTACCGCGACGGCGGCCCGTACCACTACATCACCCACGAGCTGAAGGACTCCGGCGAGCTCCACGTCCTCTTCGACCGCGAGGAGCGCCTCAACGCCTTCTCGACGGATATGTTCGACGAGGTCAAGCGGGTCCTCGAAACCGTCGACGACGAGGAGGTCTCGTGTGTCGTCTTCGAGGGCGCGGGCGACCGCGCCTTCTCGGCCGGCGCCGACATCACCGGCTTCACGACCGCCGAACCGACCGACCTCGCGTCGGTCGACCAGACCGTCGAGACGATCTACGAGTACCCGCGGCCGACGATCGCGAAGATCGACGGCTTCTGTCTCGGCGCGGGGCTGGAGATCACGCTCGCGTGTGACCTCCGCTACGCGACCGAGGGCTCGCGGCTCGGCAGCCCCGAGATCGACCTCGGCCTGATCCCCGGCGGCGGCGGCACCCAGCGGCTGGTCCGCCTCGTCGGCGAGCCCAGA
This is a stretch of genomic DNA from Halobellus sp. MBLA0158. It encodes these proteins:
- a CDS encoding archaea-specific SMC-related protein, encoding MATSEQLADSAHFSVENVGGIDRTEVDIPPGVTVLTGKNATNRTSFLRSIMGAMGSERVALKGDADRGRIELTLGDTTYERTLKRVGDGVQFEGEAYLDDPEVADLFAFLLETNDARQAAARDEQLRDVIMRPVDVEAIRSEIRRLEDEKGDINDELARIESEKRELPELERRRNTLREKIEDKREELADLEEDIDDSSRDVEQGRKEQAELEDKLQELRETRSELESVRRKIERQEESISSLKRERSELEDDLDELPETPMGDHRDLEAEIDRLRSKRQDLNAEINELRSLIQYNEERLEAEDYELLQDGGAAAESGSVTDQLVGEDAETVVCWTCGSSVERGQIESTIDRLKDLRSEKVEQLNEVKSDLEARKEEQREATKKQRRRTEIERKIDDIDDELDRRSDQIDALKDQRESLTDEVEALESEVENLESADFDEILSLHKEANQLEFEIDSLESDLDEVTDEIESIEADVERADDLREQRSELVDELTDQRTKIDQIEAEAVESFNEHMESILDLLGYENIERIWIERIEEGDASGAQTRFELHIVRTTENGAAYEDTIDHLSESEREVTGLIFALAGYLVHDLHETVPFMLLDSLEAIDSDRIAALVEYFADYADYLVVALLPEDAQALDDDFTRVTSI
- the rdfA gene encoding rod-determining factor RdfA, coding for MADTTDDRPSSKVARLIDEYDLEGLGDELEVRWTGDGVERTSLRDLADYFNKRILEQALIDAGLSALESDVDSTYRNLTDDDISTGVRTDTRNRLEQNGIDVNKLESDFVSYQAIRSYLTEYRGAEYHHLTDEEKVEKDLQSIQRLMTRTLSVTEERIEKLRETGRIEAADFEVLLDLQVLCQQCGEQYSIAEFLEGRGCQCQSA
- a CDS encoding IclR family transcriptional regulator; the protein is MTDDAPPLKTIRRAFEIMDVLKQQKQVGVAELARQLDLPKSTVHDYLRTLRTMGYVVNDDGTYRLGFQVLELGGQVKYRNRLFHVAKPELERLVEETGEQASVNVEERGEFVILHTEFGADSLRLGIYPGLRTPIHTHAGGKVILAHLDDERIQEIIDTQGLEARTEYTITDPDELAAELEAIRQEGYCADRNEQVVGMGAVAAPVTIDGRAIGSLGIVCPSDRLLEDDYRERLAAEVQKSANIVSVNYQYAP
- a CDS encoding branched-chain amino acid ABC transporter permease, which translates into the protein MNVNVTRDRLPTVIVFAVLLAIPLVFFDPSTTYISRRFIRVMIFAILAMALNIIFGETDQLILFMGGIAAVGAYTTALTADALGISPWLTLFLGALFAGVFGALVCYVAARRQFTVIVLAIVTFASQMIISELLVGLRDITRGSTGFPFSGLQLPAIEQATGLGSYAIQFYVLVAIFAGVLGLYTWLRRSKYGLAFAAIRQDEFAARATGVDVIKLKVFAGFIATFVIGLVGPFYGQTTGIIIPSLYSFNSIDVLVLIVLVLGGLRSRYGPLVGAAVIIYIDNILGNFGQWRTVAFGLLLTILFLYFRDGIVPSATELLAERTPLGSVLDRGKAE
- a CDS encoding ABC transporter ATP-binding protein yields the protein MLTATNVTKRFGGLVAVDGVDFDIGDEEIVGLIGPNGAGKTTLFNTITGVHPPNEGSITFDGEELVGKTPNQVAQLGVARTFQAVRTFNESSVLDNVLMGAVFGNDESVPMDEAEERAREALAFVGLDGRADEEAGSLTIADRKQLELAKGLAAEPRLILVDEIGAGLTPAEIDEITKTLERARDERGVSVFWIEHIMEAIMSVTDRIIVLNQGEKIADGTPEEIRSNEEVTQAYLGEVDS
- a CDS encoding ABC transporter substrate-binding protein yields the protein MSSGNTSGIDSTDRRNFLKLTGASVVAGSLAGCMGGGNGGGNGDGGGDGGGGDGTTGGDGATTGSSGGEGDIVVGGLQPYTGPYAQTTQEFVDGFNFRREEINADGGVLGRNLAFEDRDTQLDPAEASTLATELIEAEDAVALTGSISSDIGLTVAPIAEQNQVPHVPQFVGSSEFLSRDSRYNFRMGLAPAPTNARAVSQFIEDQGFQNVGAIIADYSYGRAWEQSINAIFPDDINVHMEVAPFGESSFTTYLRAMPDDLDLLITASHPPGVFTIYNQLQGLSNVNPDYVIGRSDAKLSANALGDSVTQGFLAQTQPDPFSDQYAEVAQRFYDQTGGWFGVLNAVGYVVADLIAAAIEDAGEANPVAVADSIRNIELDTLFASPLQYTEWGELQNLVQLMVGFESGAPEYYPDGSVNLTEQFRSEPLPAYDPSSDILS
- a CDS encoding branched-chain amino acid ABC transporter permease yields the protein MLARGIELLIDGLARGMILSLFGLGITLVFGLGGILNLLIGVFAVVAVIACSLILGTVPELLVAGLGGVAAVALFAFVLDRSVISLVYREEGEDRVLLGIFVTLGLSLLFEGLLFVFFAESYFLESSVSSVSLAGVSITGSSLAVIAAAGVLFGLIYYFFNHTYLGIATRTVIQDETGAILCGIRPRRVQSIVFVLSAAIAGAGGVLYALDAEVTPASSFELTTFAIMVSIVGGVDSIRGTVAAGVVLGIVITVAGALFGSYLATVTLFAAAIAVLIYKPEQIS
- a CDS encoding acyl-CoA synthetase; this encodes MADPRELEKYYYHERDFETIEEIEEWFEWQVPEQFNIAEYVCDRWADARKNRVALYHRSSDGEETAYTFRQVQRCANRFANYLVEQGIGPGDCVAINGTQRLESLAGHLAVFKIGAVSVPLTVLLGTDGVRYRLDDCGADAFLVDEGAVDAVREIRDDVDSLDLIVTNDDFDREDEVNFWDAIEGQSADFETAATDAEDRAFIIYTSGTTGKPKGVIHAHRHLLGELPQFLSLQGGRTDDDQVLRTVSEWSWIMSLPGVVLPALFYGVPVVGYSGQSFEPDVEFELIEEFGVTHLNLPPTAVRMMMQVEDPAGRYDLGSVQSFTTGGESADENIIEWVTETFENASFLEGYGTTEIGGLISDDPAVGLDHRIGYFGVPSVGHDVAVFDPETRERIEEPGEIGELAVRYEGDPMLFVEYLDLPRKTEQTVQDGWLFSDDLVSFDEDGYFRFHSRADDLIISSGYRIAPKEIEEAMLTHAAVRNVGVAGVSHETRGEIPKAFVVLDDGYEASQDLVEELQEYVKDRLAKYEYPREVEFVEDLPMTTTGKIKRQSLPDE
- a CDS encoding ABC transporter ATP-binding protein — encoded protein: MSLIDVDGLDVHYGELQVLWDVSLEVREDDSVVSIVGPNGAGKTTLLKTLSGILTPTNGRVEVLGQDVTEAPSDDIVERGFVQVSEERNLFGDLSVEKNLRMGSFTKREAFEENRDMVFEMFPVLEERRDQKARTLSGGEQQMLAIGRGLMAEPKVLAFDEPSNALAPQLAEQVFETIEEISDDVTVVLIEQHVDRALGLADRGYLLENGRIQTEGTGEELLHSDAIKEGYLRG